Proteins from one Chlamydiota bacterium genomic window:
- the pheT gene encoding Phenylalanine--tRNA ligase beta subunit, whose amino-acid sequence MKIPLSSLKKFLPIKLSPIEIGDVLTNLGLEVDEIITIKPSFQNVVVAKITDVKPHPNADLLSVAKAYDGKKTFEIVCGAPNCKKGMLAALAKVGTSLQDDHQKTYHIKQTKIRGVVSLGMLCSEKELGISEEHEGIAELTDVKLGTDLENFFSDTVFDISLTPNLAHCHSVLGVARELSAKLKIKLREDLIDFKPSKTAQKKIDIQSKNCSRYSYAIFKNVSVKPSPLTVVKTLLAFDQKPINNIVDMTNLLMLEYGLPMHAFDLDKLEGKSIIIKQAKEKQTLTTLDGKKRTLTKEDLVICDEKKPIALAGIMGAKNSEVTTQTKNIFLEAAIFDPISVRKSAKRHIKTEASLRFEKGCDPLQVPKSIQAFIDLFGPTSCAQNSSFKYVPKQLSLRTKRTKELLGVDITPHEMKTSLERLFCQVKQKKDFLKVVAPSFRQDLNEEIDLVEEIIRLFGLNQLKLDLKASYFSTLPNPELFTFENEVRHFLIRQNLQEFLTCNLISETHLPLFEGLIEKKEWVKIKDASCQTLSVLRPTLLKGLLECAEKNFAKQSKQLNVFEIGKVHLRENAQFVEPLQLGILLTGHRTLEHFSTKSEPFDFFDLKAIIEALLTHLNCQHITFKPSNYPLFHPHQQAVLMFENLHLGALGMLHPQVAKLFDLSQPVFLAEINLNDLLTLKKKRTILPLPKFPSTQRDWTLSLKDTFHYADFKNALTTLNSNLLKNVQLLDIYSGEHVTKGMQNFTFRFTYAHDKKTLCFESCEKEHNRILQHLTKALANFI is encoded by the coding sequence ATGAAAATTCCATTAAGTTCATTAAAAAAGTTTTTACCAATCAAATTAAGTCCCATCGAAATTGGGGATGTTTTGACAAATCTTGGTCTAGAAGTTGATGAAATCATCACAATCAAACCTTCTTTTCAAAATGTGGTCGTTGCCAAAATCACAGACGTCAAACCTCATCCCAATGCCGATCTTTTATCTGTTGCAAAAGCTTATGATGGAAAAAAAACATTTGAGATTGTGTGCGGAGCTCCAAACTGCAAAAAAGGTATGCTCGCAGCCCTTGCCAAAGTAGGAACAAGCCTTCAAGATGATCATCAAAAAACCTATCACATCAAACAGACAAAAATCCGTGGCGTGGTGTCTTTAGGTATGTTGTGTTCAGAAAAAGAGCTTGGGATTTCTGAAGAGCACGAAGGAATCGCTGAATTGACAGATGTAAAATTAGGAACCGACTTAGAAAACTTTTTTTCAGATACTGTTTTTGATATTTCACTCACTCCCAATCTTGCCCATTGTCACAGTGTCTTAGGTGTCGCAAGAGAACTTAGCGCAAAACTCAAAATAAAACTTAGAGAGGATTTAATCGATTTTAAGCCTTCTAAAACCGCGCAAAAGAAAATAGACATCCAATCTAAGAATTGTTCGCGTTACTCTTACGCTATTTTTAAAAATGTCTCTGTAAAACCCTCCCCTCTAACTGTGGTCAAAACTCTACTTGCTTTTGATCAAAAACCGATTAACAACATTGTCGATATGACAAATTTACTGATGCTAGAATACGGCCTTCCAATGCATGCTTTTGATTTGGATAAATTAGAAGGAAAAAGCATCATTATCAAACAGGCAAAAGAAAAACAAACCCTCACCACGCTAGATGGCAAAAAACGCACCTTGACCAAAGAAGATTTAGTGATCTGTGATGAAAAAAAACCCATTGCACTTGCCGGCATTATGGGAGCAAAAAATTCTGAAGTGACGACGCAAACAAAAAACATTTTTTTAGAAGCGGCGATTTTCGATCCTATTTCTGTGAGAAAAAGTGCAAAAAGACATATAAAAACAGAAGCCAGCTTGCGTTTTGAAAAAGGATGCGATCCTCTGCAAGTTCCCAAATCCATTCAAGCATTTATTGATCTATTTGGTCCTACGTCTTGTGCACAAAATAGTTCTTTCAAATATGTACCCAAACAATTATCTCTTCGAACAAAGCGCACAAAAGAGTTACTCGGTGTTGATATCACTCCCCACGAAATGAAGACGTCTTTAGAAAGGCTTTTTTGCCAAGTCAAGCAAAAAAAAGACTTTTTAAAAGTCGTCGCTCCTTCTTTTAGACAAGATTTAAATGAAGAGATTGATCTCGTAGAAGAAATTATACGTCTATTTGGCTTAAACCAACTGAAGCTAGATTTAAAAGCTTCTTATTTTAGCACTTTGCCCAATCCCGAACTCTTTACATTTGAAAATGAAGTGCGCCATTTTCTCATTCGTCAAAACTTACAAGAATTTTTAACCTGTAATCTCATTAGTGAAACGCATTTACCTCTTTTTGAGGGACTGATTGAAAAAAAAGAATGGGTCAAAATCAAAGACGCCAGCTGCCAAACACTTTCTGTTTTACGCCCCACGCTTTTAAAAGGTCTTCTCGAGTGCGCCGAGAAAAATTTTGCCAAACAATCTAAACAACTTAATGTCTTTGAAATTGGGAAAGTACATCTCAGAGAAAATGCGCAATTTGTAGAACCTTTGCAACTTGGTATTTTACTTACAGGACATCGTACCTTAGAACATTTTTCAACAAAAAGTGAACCTTTTGATTTTTTTGATCTCAAAGCAATCATTGAGGCTCTGCTTACACATCTTAACTGCCAACACATCACATTTAAACCTTCCAATTATCCTCTTTTTCATCCTCATCAGCAAGCTGTGTTGATGTTTGAGAATTTACATCTAGGGGCCTTGGGAATGCTCCATCCGCAAGTTGCAAAACTTTTCGATCTTTCACAACCTGTTTTTTTAGCTGAGATCAATTTGAATGATTTACTCACGCTAAAAAAGAAACGAACGATCTTGCCGCTGCCTAAATTCCCTTCAACCCAACGAGATTGGACGCTTTCTCTAAAGGATACGTTCCACTATGCAGATTTTAAAAATGCGCTTACAACACTAAATTCAAATTTACTCAAAAATGTGCAGCTTTTAGACATTTATTCTGGAGAACATGTGACAAAAGGCATGCAAAATTTCACATTTCGTTTTACGTATGCCCATGACAAAAAGACACTGTGTTTTGAATCGTGCGAAAAGGAGCACAATCGAATTTTACAACATTTGACAAAAGCTCTTGCGAATTTCATCTAA
- the rpsD gene encoding 30S ribosomal protein S4, translated as MVRFSGAKNKIARRFGINIFGRLRNPMLHKQNPPGQHGAKRKKKSDYGLQLEEQQKLRACFGMLSKKQLLKCYKEASRKKTGTIAHNFMELLELRLDTAVYRLKFANTIFQAQQLVAHGHILVNGKKVDIRSFKVKPGTHISIKEKSQKLPLIKEALESPMREVPEYYSLDATKFSGQLITIPEIDQIPIPLVNIPLVCEFLAHTS; from the coding sequence ATGGTAAGATTTAGTGGAGCTAAAAACAAAATTGCAAGACGGTTTGGAATCAACATTTTTGGAAGATTACGTAACCCTATGCTCCACAAGCAAAATCCTCCAGGACAACATGGTGCAAAAAGAAAAAAGAAATCCGATTACGGCCTTCAGCTAGAAGAACAACAGAAATTAAGAGCATGTTTCGGAATGCTGTCAAAAAAGCAACTTTTAAAATGCTACAAAGAAGCATCGAGAAAAAAAACAGGCACCATTGCTCACAATTTCATGGAGCTTTTAGAGCTGCGCTTAGATACTGCTGTTTATAGACTGAAATTCGCAAATACAATCTTTCAGGCACAACAGTTGGTAGCTCATGGTCATATCCTTGTTAATGGGAAAAAAGTCGATATCCGTTCATTCAAGGTCAAACCTGGCACCCATATTTCTATTAAGGAAAAATCTCAAAAACTTCCCTTGATCAAAGAAGCACTTGAAAGTCCTATGCGCGAAGTGCCAGAATATTACAGTTTAGATGCTACCAAGTTTTCAGGTCAATTGATCACAATACCAGAAATCGATCAAATACCGATTCCCCTTGTCAATATCCCTCTTGTGTGTGAGTTTTTAGCCCATACAAGCTAA